A window of Macrotis lagotis isolate mMagLag1 chromosome 1, bilby.v1.9.chrom.fasta, whole genome shotgun sequence genomic DNA:
GGTCATACTAGTTTGTTATCATCTCTCTTAACATGTAGAACCCAGGACTGGGAACAGCTCTCCATAGAGCTCTGACCAGAGTCCAGGATTGGGGGACCATTTATCTCCTTGGATCTGGACTCCTGCCTGGTTTCCTAGCTGACTTCCCTATTGTAACTTCTCTGTTACTCTGGAGAGTTTCATATGTGTCTAGATGACAATGACAGAATTCAACACATGAAGTGATGGGTCCAAAGATCCTTGCTTCACTTCAGGGGGACTGAGCAGCAATTGATtgtcaacaaacctttattaattTCCTACTATGTCattggcactgtgctaaatactgggaagcatctctctctctctttctctctgtctctgtttctttctgtctgtctctttctctctctttctctctctctctctcacacacacacacacacacacacacacacacacacacacaaacagacaccacttccaccccacccccccattcACAGACCCACACAGGAAGAAAGGAACTTTTTTCCTATGCCTGATTCCTAATACGATTCTAGGTacatattattaatttaatacaaatgacaattgaTCATTACCTAATTAGCAATTTGTAACTTATACTGTTGTCCTACTCATACAGATTCCAAATCTCAGGATTGTCTTTTAGAGCTCCCATCCCAGTTTACATTGAATTAGGCCGCACTGATTCCCCATTCCCTGTTCTTCCCCTTTACCTTCACATTGCTGCCAGCCTAGCTTAAACTGTTTACTGCCATTAAGGTGAACTACTGAAATGATCTCCTAACAAATATCTCTGGCTCCATTCAATTTATTTCACCTCTTCAGTCCATGCTGCACACTCTACTAGAGCCACTTAAAGGATAGTTCTCCTGGCACCTGAAGGATTAGCCTTAACACTAGAAAAATTGCTCATCTTCTCTGGGcattaaattcctcatctgtgagatagagaaaataatatttctgcAGTTCCTACTATGAGAAAGGACTTTGAAATTCTTATGTGTTTTATAAAAGTGAGATACTGATGATGTTCACCTACTATTCAAAAACCTATAAACAGTTGTAAGGAAAAGTTTTTGTAAACCTTTAAGtattataaaaatgtgaattattattagcCATAACATTAtgtctcttatttctcttctcaaaaGATTTTCATTCAGTTCACTGAGTGTGCTGTCCTTTGCTGGTTTCTAGAGATtagaaaatatatgagaaatagTCCCTGTCTATATAGACTTTACAGCCTAGTaaatgggagaaaagaggaataGATTTGAGGagtaaaaatgtaataaaaagtcATAATTAATGTAAAAAGCAATATGGGAGATGATAGGAGGGTAAGAATACTTCAGGTTAGGAGAATCATGGAAGGTTTCAAAGGGAAAGGATCATTTGAACCAAGGTTAAAGAAGTGAGTGGGCAATGGGTGGGAGGGTATCTGAGAAGAAATAGTTGGAATAAAGACCgaagaatggaaaaatatagaCTATGTTCACAGAATTTAGAGTTGTCCAATCTGAAttgtgttaaaaatgaaaaaccattttTGAAGTCTTCCCTGTGAGGGAATCAGACACAAATTAGTCTCTAAGTCTCCAAAATAGGACAACTGTTTATATTCAAGTGAACCAAGCAGAGGCAATGTTAAAACAATGCCTAAAGGAAAACGGGATGAATTTTACctagaaatgaagatgaaatcttGTGATTAATATAGGAAATTACTAAATGGAATTAATATAGGAAAATACTTAGACCCAGATTGAAAGAGAAGAAGGTGGGAATGAGAATCTGAAAATAGAGTGAAACAGCagttaaaggagagaaaaaactCTAGGTTTAAATAAAGTGAAATACCTTTGCTTCTGGACACCATATTTGAGGAAGAGCTTTGAGAATATGGAACATATTTAGGTGGGGCAGATGTATAGGATAATGAAGGCATTAGCAACTATGATATGTTTGAATTCATGAAGTAAATGGGGATTGGGAACTTGGAGACgactggggaggggagggagagagcagaaaatttgatttcTGCAAACACTAGAAGTATTGTTCTATATAAGAGGTATTAGGTTTATCCTCTTCACTggataaactggaaaaataattagtaaaaatTGCAGAATGAAAAGGAGATATCAGTTCATTGTATCAGATATTTGATTATAATTGTTCAATACTGGAATGAATTGACTCTGGAACAGTCATTTCTCTATATTAGGGAGATTTAAGCAGACGTTGCATAACAACTTGCCAATTAAACTAGATTACTTCTAAGGTCCCATtgatttttatagatgaatgAAACAAGGGCAGATAACATATCAGGAATACAAATACTAAAAATAGAGTTAAGAGTACTCAGCTCCAAAGTTAGATGAGCatgtgaagaaattgaagtacAATAAAAGATTTTTTGTCCTCTTCAGATTTCTTTGTTTTGGGTTATATTGGAGGGAAAAGGGTGATCAAAGAAGGGTAAACCAGCGACAAAGAAAACTCAGATActcaattttaattttgcttCTGCTTTCTCTTCTAAGATATATATctttgaacaggaaaaaaaagaaatagggagatGGAGAAACAACTTCCATTTATGAATTTAAGTTGCTTGCCACCCATAAAGAAAAGTAAGATTAGTTTGACTGAATTGTAATGTGTGAGAAAGGGAATGATGTGCTATTTAGGTTGGAGTTaggttataaagaattttaactgTAAAACAAAAGAGTGTTTATTTCCTCCTAGAGAaaaagttcttaacctgggagcCATGAACTTGTTATTTTAGGAGGtattttcatttccatatttCAGTGTCAATGGCTTTATTTGtaatcctatttaaaaaaaaaaaagttctacttttaaaaataataccaagAGGAGGGTTCATTGCTCAGACTACCAAGggtctactaaaaaaaaaaaatgttaaaaatctgtTCTAGTGGTAATGAGTGACCAGTGGGGTTTAATGTGATTGGTTGGCATGGTAAGATgtgagttttaggaaaatcactttgaagaCTAAGTAGAGGAATGAATTATAGTGGGAAGCAATATGACAGAAGGAAATCAATTAAGATGTTGTATTACTCACCTTGTACAGAGATTTCCAGTGGAGTGATCCATGGATCTATATGTGTCTCTGTACTATTTCACATTTTAATTAGTGTCAATAGATAAAAGCATAGATGAAATGCTAATCCAGTGTATAGATGATACAAAGCAGGAAAGAATAACTACTAGTATGCATGTCAGAatccaaaagaaaatttgatGAACAAAACTTTtgattcaaataaaataacataaatacaaataaaaataaagttaataaataaggataaataaaataagataagcTACTTTAATATGGGAAAATAGTTTCACGCTTGGGTTAAAAATGCCTTCACAAGTGTAATATGTACAAAGTGTAGTTAAACAgcaattcatatggaaaaaagatcaatatgagtcaacagtgtgtTACAACAACCAAGgaaattaatgttaaaatgtgAAGTTATAATATGAGGAGCATGGTGTTctaggaaggggagggggatatACCAATTCCCTGCTTAGTAATATAATGAGTACTGTGTTCAACTCTGTTCTTCACAGTTTCCTAAAGACTATTTAAAGCTATATTATTCaatgagataaagagaaagaagatggtgAATGGCCTCAAGTTGTTTAAAACCTAGGAGTATATCCCTAGGGAAAGGAAAATCTAGGGATGATACCTGacttaaaatgattaaaagacTGGCTATCATGTGGAAGACTTAGCTCTGTTCAACTTAGCCCAGGAAACAAAGAGTAATGGATAGGAGACATAATGCTTGCaataaggaaaaatttcatttaagttgTCCCCAAACCATTGGAGGTAATGGGTTTATTGTCATTAGGCATCTTCAAATAATATTAGGAGATTACTTTTAAAGTATGGTGAAGAAGAAAATCATCTGGAGTTATAGTTTAGTTAAAATGGttactaaggtcccttccagctttaaaaatTATGAGATTCTAAGATTCAATACCTATAAGGTCCTAAACCATTTCTCATTATAAGTAAGGTTTTAGACATAACTAACTCAGTTTGCTAAAGAGCTTTTACCACATCCTACTATTGAAGATTGAAAAGGAAATCTTCACTCTCCTCTAACTCAGAGAGGATTTGAGGGGAAAGATCAGTTAGAAAGTAAAGAAACAGTCAATGTGTGACTTTCTGTGATTATAGGAagagcaaaggaaagaaggacaaacataggaggaggaaaaaggagcGAGAGTAataggagagagaggagacaagGAGGGCAGAGAACAAGAATAAAGTGCCAgctgggagaaaagggaaaaaattagggaagggaagaaagaagaaaaggaagaggaagtggGAAATGAgttagaggagaaagaggagcagtaggaataaaagaaataagaaggggTGGAGAGCAGAAAGGGTAGAGAAGGAacgggggaagaaaaggagaaagaggaggtaTAAGaggcagagaaataaaaaaatgaggattgtagaaaggagaatgaaaaagaaaagggagaaattgcTGTTCCctgtttttgaatatttatttgtaGGATCAAGTAAATTTAGTAGAATTGAGGGAATGAGGCAACTGGGGGAATATGAGGACATAAATAATTTCCTATACTAATAAGTTAATATTGTTATCATATACTATTATCAATCAGAAACACCAAGAGATCCATAGAGATTAGTTAGGGTTAACAAGAAAGACTTCCTGGTTGAGTTGAGTTGTAAATCTGTCTTAAAGAAGTTAATGAACAAAGATCAACTGAAAGATTAAGGATAGCTATTCTAAGGGATGGCAAGGAGTAAAGGACAGAAGATATTGAGATCTACCCCAACTAAAATAGAAGGTATATGCTGAGCAATAGagtgaaataaaacatttaatttggtAATTTTAGATAATAGAAGTCTTGACGTCTGAGGAATCTGATCAACAGTGACCTACCCCTTTCTATTCCATGAAATTTGATTTACAGTCTGAATGAAACTTTCAGCATGGGACATTCTCCCACTAATGACACAGAGTTACTTCCCTTCACCCTGACTGGCCTCCCAGGGCTTGAAGAATCCCAACACTGGATGTTCCTGCTGCTTGGAGCCCTCTACACTATCTCTATCGTGGGAAATGCCCTAATTCTCTTCATTGTCAAAGAGGAGCAAAGTCTACACCAACCCATGTACTATTTCTTGTCCCTGCTTTCAGTCAATGACATTGGTGTATCTTTGTCCACACTGCCCTCAGTGTTAGCCACTTTCTGCTTCCATGCCCAGAAGATTGCCTTTGATGCCTGTATGGCACAGATGTTCTTCATCCACCTCTTCTCTTTCATGGAATCTGGTATCTTACTGGCCATGAGCTTTGATCGTTATGTAGCTATCTGCAACCCACTGAGGTACTCTACCATTCTCACTGATGCTCGAGTTGCACAAATGAGCCTGTTCATTGGTATTCGTAGCTTCTGTGTAGTTTTTCCGTTGCCATTTCTCCTGAAGCGCCTGCCCTTCTGTAAAGCCAACATCCTGTCCCATGCTTACTGCTTGCACCCAGATCTGATACGTCTACCCTGTGGGGACATCACTATCAATAACATTTTTGGTCTGTGCATTGTCATCTGTACCTTTGCTCTGGATTCTGCACTCATCCTTTTCTCTTACATTCTCATCCTCCGCTCTGTGCTGGCTATTGCCTCCCAAGAAGAGAGGTTTAAAACACTTAATACCTGTGTGTCTCACATATGTGCAGTACTTATTTTTTATGTGCCCATGGTGGGTGTATCCATGGTACACCGTTATGGGAGATATGCACCAccatttgtttttacattaatgTCTCTTATCTACCTCTTTGTCCCTCCCATGCTCAATCCTGTCATTTATTCCATCAAGACAAAGGAGATCCGTAGGAGGCTCATCAGGTTATTCTCTGTGACTAAATTCTGAGCAGTAGAAgctggggagaaaaagaaaagaaaaaagacactaACCACAACCATCATCCCTTCAAGTTTACTGTGACTTTAAGTGTTGGTTTCCAAGATTTACACAGACACTAGTGGCTGTCATTTGTATAAGCTCTAATATATTGGATGTTTTGGAGAATATGGGTCATGACATATTTTCTTAGCAGAAAGACTTTTCATATTAAATTAATTTGCTGTTATGGCCTCTTGCATTTATTTCCACCAAATTCTACACTTTTCTCTACATATACTTTGAGTTTCATACTAGTTCATCATTTCAGAGCAACTTAATCCCAGAAATGTTCATAATGTGAAATATATTATACACCAGACAATTTTCACATGTAGAtggatttcaaaataattttaattatgaaaaactttttttagtttttttttctttttttcaaggcaatagggttaagtggcttgcccaaggtcacacagctaggtaattattaagtgtctgagaccagatttaaacccaggtactcctg
This region includes:
- the LOC141490070 gene encoding olfactory receptor 51I2-like; the protein is MGHSPTNDTELLPFTLTGLPGLEESQHWMFLLLGALYTISIVGNALILFIVKEEQSLHQPMYYFLSLLSVNDIGVSLSTLPSVLATFCFHAQKIAFDACMAQMFFIHLFSFMESGILLAMSFDRYVAICNPLRYSTILTDARVAQMSLFIGIRSFCVVFPLPFLLKRLPFCKANILSHAYCLHPDLIRLPCGDITINNIFGLCIVICTFALDSALILFSYILILRSVLAIASQEERFKTLNTCVSHICAVLIFYVPMVGVSMVHRYGRYAPPFVFTLMSLIYLFVPPMLNPVIYSIKTKEIRRRLIRLFSVTKF